A single Sporosarcina sp. FSL W8-0480 DNA region contains:
- the yidC gene encoding membrane protein insertase YidC, translating to MKKRTALILMLMVLSVFLAGCSEFNQPIYDTSEGFWNKYIVWPIVSLIVTFKELLGTYGLGIIAVTIIIRLILLPLMIKQAQSSKRMQEMQPILNGLKEKYKSKDAVTQQKYREEMQRVMTEQKINPAAGCLPVLIQMPIIIGLYHAISRMNATPEIEIGKILWFELGVPSITLAVIAGLMQFAVLRTGPAMDNPQMKVMMYIMPFMIMIFGTFLPAALALYWVIGNIISIIQNIFIYKPFKKKVEVAPVKAGGKKK from the coding sequence TTGAAAAAAAGAACCGCGTTAATACTGATGCTCATGGTCTTATCGGTCTTCCTTGCAGGTTGTTCGGAATTTAACCAACCGATTTATGACACGAGTGAAGGATTTTGGAATAAATACATCGTCTGGCCGATTGTATCTTTAATCGTCACCTTTAAAGAACTATTAGGTACGTATGGTCTCGGAATTATTGCCGTAACCATCATCATCCGCCTGATTCTATTGCCGCTCATGATTAAACAAGCGCAAAGTTCAAAACGTATGCAGGAAATGCAACCGATCCTAAACGGATTGAAAGAGAAGTACAAGTCTAAAGACGCTGTTACACAACAGAAATATCGCGAAGAAATGCAAAGAGTAATGACAGAGCAGAAAATCAACCCCGCTGCAGGATGTCTGCCTGTACTGATTCAAATGCCAATCATCATTGGACTCTATCATGCCATCAGCAGAATGAATGCGACACCGGAAATTGAAATCGGTAAAATCCTATGGTTTGAACTTGGTGTTCCAAGCATTACGCTCGCAGTTATTGCAGGGTTAATGCAATTTGCCGTATTGCGTACGGGTCCAGCGATGGACAATCCTCAAATGAAAGTTATGATGTACATCATGCCTTTCATGATTATGATTTTCGGTACTTTCCTACCAGCAGCACTTGCATTATATTGGGTTATCGGTAATATCATTTCAATTATCCAGAATATCTTCATTTACAAACCATTCAAGAAAAAAGTAGAAGTGGCACCTGTAAAAGCGGGAGGGAAAAAGAAATGA
- the dnaN gene encoding DNA polymerase III subunit beta — MKFEIMRDWLLEGLNDVMKAISQKVTNPILTGVKIDVTEKGLTMTGSDSDITICTFIPIEEDGEQIIRVIELGSIILQAKVFSEIVRKLPTNDVTIEIENGMQTHIKSGKSEFHLIGSNSDDYPVLPNVKDEYRFSLPADLMKSLIKETVFAVSQQETRPILTGVHWETVNEKLVCVATDSHRLARREITPEVMPESPFSVVIPGKSLQELNKVLPDNSDIVEIVIADQQVLFKSRNVLFYSRLLEGNYPDTSRLIPSEYKTTVTVNGRQLLQAIDRASLLAREERNNIVRFFADEGKMLEVSSNSPEIGKVEELIEAIDVTGEDLKISFSAKYMMDALKAIDGQDIAIHFTGAMRPFILKSIDSDAILQLILPVRTF; from the coding sequence ATGAAATTTGAAATTATGAGAGATTGGCTGCTTGAAGGTTTAAATGACGTCATGAAAGCAATCAGTCAAAAAGTGACGAATCCCATTTTGACCGGCGTTAAAATCGACGTAACTGAAAAAGGTTTAACGATGACTGGTAGTGATTCGGATATTACGATTTGCACATTTATCCCGATTGAAGAAGATGGAGAACAAATCATTCGTGTAATTGAATTAGGTTCCATCATCCTTCAGGCTAAAGTTTTCAGCGAAATCGTTAGAAAACTACCGACAAATGATGTTACGATTGAAATTGAGAATGGAATGCAGACTCATATCAAATCCGGTAAATCGGAGTTTCACCTGATAGGATCCAATTCTGATGACTACCCTGTACTACCGAATGTGAAAGATGAATACCGTTTCTCTTTACCGGCTGATTTGATGAAATCGCTTATTAAAGAAACTGTATTTGCGGTATCTCAACAGGAAACTCGGCCGATTCTTACGGGTGTTCACTGGGAAACGGTGAATGAAAAGCTTGTTTGTGTCGCTACAGACAGCCACCGACTTGCAAGAAGAGAAATTACGCCGGAAGTCATGCCTGAAAGCCCATTTAGTGTCGTCATTCCAGGGAAAAGTCTTCAAGAGTTGAATAAAGTACTTCCGGACAACTCAGATATTGTTGAAATTGTTATTGCAGACCAGCAAGTCCTTTTCAAGTCCAGAAATGTTCTTTTTTACTCAAGGCTTCTTGAAGGGAATTATCCGGATACATCGAGGTTAATACCATCTGAATACAAAACAACAGTTACAGTGAATGGTCGCCAGTTATTACAAGCAATCGATCGTGCATCTTTGCTTGCTCGTGAAGAGCGGAATAACATTGTACGTTTTTTTGCTGATGAAGGAAAAATGCTTGAAGTTTCATCAAATTCACCTGAAATAGGTAAGGTTGAAGAATTGATCGAAGCTATTGATGTAACAGGAGAAGATTTAAAAATCTCCTTTAGTGCGAAGTACATGATGGATGCATTGAAAGCCATTGATGGACAGGATATTGCCATTCATTTCACTGGTGCAATGAGACCATTCATTTTAAAATCAATTGACAGCGATGCAATCCTTCAATTGATTTTACCTGTCAGGACATTTTAA
- the rnpA gene encoding ribonuclease P protein component — protein MKKRQRVKKNEDFQKVFKKGKSFANRQFVVYSYIKEEQHEFRIGLSVGKKLGNAVTRNRIKRYIRQAFLEMKEELKNDRDYVIIARHQAANLDFHETKKSLQHVLKISKAFNKK, from the coding sequence TTGAAAAAACGTCAACGAGTCAAGAAAAACGAAGACTTTCAAAAAGTATTTAAAAAAGGTAAATCCTTTGCAAATCGGCAATTCGTCGTCTATTCATATATAAAGGAAGAGCAACACGAATTCAGGATCGGCCTCTCAGTCGGAAAAAAATTAGGAAACGCAGTAACCCGTAACAGGATAAAGCGATACATCCGTCAAGCCTTCCTTGAAATGAAAGAAGAACTGAAAAACGACAGGGATTATGTTATTATCGCCAGACACCAGGCGGCCAACTTAGACTTCCACGAAACCAAAAAAAGCCTACAACACGTACTGAAGATTTCCAAAGCATTCAATAAGAAGTAG
- the gyrB gene encoding DNA topoisomerase (ATP-hydrolyzing) subunit B produces the protein MEEKELQTAYDANQIQVLEGLEAVRKRPGMYIGTTSSRGLHHLVWEIVDNSIDEALAGYCDHIEVTIEKDNWIRVDDNGRGIPVGIQESTGRPAVEVIMTVLHAGGKFGGGGYKVSGGLHGVGASVVNALSEATEVYVKLDGKVHFIRFERGGLVRELEVIGETDETGTSTRFKADPEIFKETTEYEYDILAHRIRELAYLNRGLRITISDERGEEKRSDTFYYEGGIKSYVEHLNQNKEPVHEEPIFIEGEKDGISIEIAMQYNGGFAENLLSFANNINTYEGGTHESGFKTALTRVVNDYARKNGMLKESDPNLSGEDVREGLTAIISVKHPDPQFEGQTKTKLGNSEVSTITNALFSEGFQRFLLENPNTARLIIDKSLMAARARIAAKNARELTRRKSALEVSSLPGKLADCSSRDPAISELYIVEGDSAGGSAKSGRDRHFQAILPLRGKILNVEKARLDRILGNAEIRTMITALGTGIGDEFNLSKARYHKIVIMTDADVDGAHIRTLLLTFFFRFMRPLIEAGYVYIAQPPLYRVKQGKHEEYCFDEVALQEILERLPASPKPVITRYKGLGEMDATQLWETTMDPDQRTLLQVHLDDAFDADATFEQLMGDEVEPRRRFIEENAMYVKNLDT, from the coding sequence ATGGAAGAAAAAGAATTGCAAACAGCCTATGATGCGAATCAGATTCAAGTCCTTGAAGGTCTGGAGGCAGTTCGTAAACGTCCGGGCATGTATATCGGTACAACAAGTTCACGTGGTCTCCACCATCTTGTATGGGAAATTGTCGATAATAGTATCGATGAGGCTTTGGCTGGCTATTGTGATCATATTGAAGTGACAATTGAAAAGGATAATTGGATTCGCGTGGATGATAACGGACGGGGTATCCCTGTCGGCATTCAAGAGTCAACAGGTAGGCCTGCTGTAGAAGTCATCATGACAGTTCTCCACGCTGGCGGTAAGTTCGGCGGCGGAGGCTATAAAGTATCAGGTGGTTTGCATGGGGTTGGGGCATCTGTTGTGAATGCACTCTCCGAAGCAACCGAAGTATACGTTAAACTTGATGGGAAAGTCCATTTCATCAGATTTGAGCGCGGGGGTCTTGTGCGAGAGCTTGAAGTTATAGGTGAAACCGACGAAACCGGTACATCTACTCGATTTAAAGCGGATCCTGAAATTTTTAAGGAAACGACTGAATATGAATACGATATTTTGGCTCACCGTATTCGTGAGCTTGCTTATTTGAATAGAGGCCTGCGCATAACGATTTCGGATGAGCGGGGAGAAGAGAAACGTAGCGATACGTTCTACTACGAGGGCGGTATTAAATCGTATGTTGAACATCTAAATCAAAACAAAGAACCGGTCCATGAAGAACCGATTTTCATAGAGGGCGAGAAAGATGGAATCTCAATTGAAATTGCCATGCAATATAATGGCGGCTTTGCAGAAAATCTATTATCATTCGCCAACAATATCAACACCTATGAAGGCGGTACGCATGAATCAGGCTTCAAGACAGCATTAACACGTGTTGTAAATGATTATGCAAGGAAGAATGGGATGTTGAAGGAGTCTGACCCGAATTTATCGGGAGAAGATGTCCGTGAAGGATTGACGGCAATCATTTCAGTCAAACACCCAGATCCGCAGTTTGAAGGTCAAACGAAAACGAAATTAGGGAATTCAGAGGTCAGTACGATTACAAATGCCCTGTTTTCCGAAGGCTTCCAACGATTCTTATTGGAAAATCCAAATACAGCTCGTTTAATCATCGATAAAAGCCTTATGGCTGCACGGGCAAGAATTGCTGCAAAAAATGCGAGGGAATTGACAAGACGTAAATCAGCATTGGAAGTATCCAGTCTTCCTGGTAAGCTTGCAGACTGTTCTTCACGTGATCCGGCGATTAGTGAATTGTATATCGTTGAGGGTGACTCGGCGGGTGGTTCGGCGAAAAGCGGACGCGATCGTCATTTCCAAGCAATTTTGCCATTACGCGGTAAAATACTGAACGTCGAAAAAGCCAGATTGGATCGTATTTTAGGAAATGCTGAAATTCGTACGATGATTACAGCCCTTGGTACTGGCATTGGCGACGAATTCAATCTTTCGAAAGCACGTTATCATAAAATTGTCATCATGACAGATGCCGACGTCGATGGAGCGCATATTAGAACATTATTATTAACATTCTTCTTCCGTTTCATGCGTCCTCTAATTGAGGCAGGATATGTGTATATCGCTCAACCGCCGCTATACAGGGTCAAACAAGGGAAACATGAGGAATACTGTTTTGATGAAGTAGCATTGCAAGAAATACTCGAACGTCTTCCGGCATCTCCTAAGCCAGTCATCACTCGCTATAAAGGTCTTGGTGAAATGGATGCCACTCAATTATGGGAGACGACAATGGATCCGGATCAGCGGACTTTACTTCAAGTTCATCTTGATGATGCATTTGATGCGGACGCAACGTTTGAACAATTGATGGGCGACGAAGTTGAACCAAGACGTAGATTCATCGAGGAAAATGCGATGTATGTTAAGAATTTGGATACTTGA
- the dnaA gene encoding chromosomal replication initiator protein DnaA, with translation MDQLEKLWNEVLSKVEDKVSRPSFETWLKSTKLMTYGDENVTIAVPNSFAKDWLETHYVHLITGILSELTGEDRLIHFVVPKEMEESDFKVPKTVVKQAEKTPVPSASVMLNPKYTFDTFVIGSGNRFAHAASLAVAEAPAKSYNPLFIYGGVGLGKTHLMHAIGHYIMEQDPSAKVVYLSSEKFTNEFINSIMNNKAGDFRNQYRNADVLLIDDIQFIAGKEQTQEEFFHTFNTLHEAAKQIIISSDRPPKEIPTLEDRLRSRFEWGLITDIAPPDLETRIAILRKKAKADGLLDISDEVMLYIANQIDTNIRELEGALIRVVAYSSLVNMDITTDLAAEALKDIIPNSRPSTVSILDIQKTVGEHFNIRLEDFSAKKRTRAIAFPRQIAMYLSRELTDSSLPKIGSEFGGRDHSTVIHAHEKIAKQLKDDKNLQQDIQDIKTILGRG, from the coding sequence GTGGATCAGCTTGAAAAATTATGGAACGAAGTTTTGTCGAAAGTTGAAGATAAAGTTTCGCGACCAAGTTTCGAAACCTGGCTTAAATCGACAAAATTGATGACCTATGGCGATGAAAACGTGACAATTGCTGTTCCTAATTCATTTGCGAAGGACTGGTTAGAAACCCATTACGTTCATTTAATAACCGGCATCCTGTCTGAATTGACGGGCGAAGACCGACTTATCCATTTCGTAGTACCGAAAGAGATGGAAGAAAGTGATTTCAAAGTACCGAAAACAGTTGTAAAACAAGCTGAAAAAACGCCTGTCCCGTCAGCTTCTGTCATGTTGAATCCCAAATATACATTTGATACATTCGTTATCGGATCAGGAAACCGATTTGCGCACGCTGCCTCGTTAGCTGTGGCTGAAGCCCCTGCTAAGTCATATAACCCCCTCTTCATCTATGGCGGCGTAGGGCTTGGGAAGACCCATCTAATGCATGCAATTGGGCATTATATTATGGAACAAGACCCTTCCGCTAAGGTCGTTTATTTGTCTTCAGAGAAGTTTACGAATGAATTCATCAATTCCATCATGAATAATAAAGCTGGTGATTTTAGAAACCAGTATCGGAATGCAGATGTTCTTCTAATTGATGATATTCAATTCATCGCGGGAAAAGAACAGACACAAGAGGAATTTTTCCATACGTTTAATACGTTACATGAGGCGGCAAAACAGATTATCATTTCGAGTGACCGCCCACCTAAAGAAATCCCTACATTGGAAGATCGCCTAAGATCGCGGTTTGAATGGGGATTGATCACTGATATTGCACCACCGGATTTGGAAACTCGAATTGCAATTTTACGTAAAAAAGCAAAGGCTGATGGACTACTTGATATTTCGGATGAAGTGATGCTTTATATCGCCAATCAAATCGATACAAACATAAGGGAATTGGAAGGTGCACTGATTCGGGTTGTCGCCTATTCATCCCTTGTCAATATGGACATCACGACCGATCTTGCTGCTGAGGCTTTGAAGGATATCATTCCTAATTCTCGTCCGAGTACAGTTAGCATTTTAGACATTCAAAAAACAGTCGGAGAACATTTCAATATCCGGCTCGAAGACTTTTCTGCTAAAAAAAGGACAAGAGCCATCGCATTCCCACGTCAAATCGCGATGTATCTTTCACGTGAATTGACGGATTCTTCGCTGCCTAAAATTGGATCGGAATTTGGTGGTCGAGACCACTCAACCGTCATCCATGCACATGAGAAGATTGCTAAGCAATTGAAAGATGATAAAAATCTGCAACAAGATATTCAAGATATAAAAACGATTTTAGGCCGAGGATGA
- the recF gene encoding DNA replication/repair protein RecF: MFIERLSLTDYRNYASLELSFSPQINVLIGENAQGKTNIMEAIYVLSMAKSHRTSNDRELIRWEQEYGKIEGDIQRKYGRLPLELTISKKGKKARVNHLEQNRLSLYIGQLNVVMFAPEDLNLVKGSPQVRRRFLDMEIGQISPVYLHDLLTFQKILKQRNAILKENRGKMDFSNVMFDIYTEQYVQVAVQIIRKRYYFVELLQKWAEPIHKGISRGLEQLKVTYGTLKEFDSGQTVEQMEEILIRKLQEVRRRELERGMTLVGPHRDDLHFFVNGYDIQTYGSQGQQRTTALSLKLAEIDLVKQEVGETPVLLLDDVLSELDDYRQSHLLNTMQGQVQTFVTTTNIAGLDHETIRKAELYEVSAGSVSDKGNQLN, from the coding sequence ATGTTCATTGAACGCCTATCTCTGACAGATTATCGGAATTATGCTTCCCTTGAATTGTCCTTTTCCCCTCAAATCAACGTTTTAATCGGTGAAAATGCACAAGGCAAGACGAATATCATGGAAGCGATATATGTTTTGTCCATGGCAAAATCACATCGAACATCAAATGATCGTGAACTTATACGTTGGGAACAAGAGTATGGTAAAATAGAAGGGGACATACAGCGTAAGTATGGACGTCTCCCACTTGAATTGACGATTTCAAAAAAAGGCAAGAAGGCTCGAGTTAACCATTTGGAACAGAACCGCCTAAGCCTTTATATCGGTCAACTCAATGTTGTCATGTTTGCTCCGGAGGACTTGAATCTTGTAAAAGGAAGCCCACAGGTCCGAAGAAGATTTTTAGATATGGAAATCGGACAAATATCCCCGGTCTATCTTCATGATCTGCTGACCTTCCAAAAGATATTAAAGCAACGGAATGCAATACTTAAAGAGAATCGTGGAAAAATGGATTTCTCGAACGTCATGTTCGATATTTATACAGAACAATATGTCCAAGTGGCCGTACAAATTATTCGAAAACGATATTATTTTGTTGAATTACTTCAAAAATGGGCTGAACCTATCCATAAAGGAATTTCCCGAGGACTTGAACAGCTTAAAGTAACTTATGGGACATTAAAAGAGTTCGATTCTGGGCAGACTGTCGAACAGATGGAAGAAATACTCATTAGAAAACTGCAAGAAGTGAGACGTCGAGAATTGGAACGTGGAATGACACTGGTTGGACCACACCGTGACGATCTCCATTTTTTTGTGAATGGATACGATATCCAGACATATGGATCGCAAGGGCAGCAGCGCACGACGGCATTGTCACTAAAACTTGCTGAAATTGACCTCGTCAAACAGGAAGTCGGTGAAACACCGGTTCTGTTATTGGACGATGTCCTGTCTGAGCTTGATGACTATCGTCAATCCCATCTGTTGAATACCATGCAAGGGCAAGTCCAGACGTTCGTGACTACGACGAACATTGCTGGACTCGATCATGAAACGATTCGAAAAGCCGAATTGTATGAAGTATCGGCAGGTAGTGTTTCAGATAAGGGAAACCAATTGAATTGA
- the gyrA gene encoding DNA gyrase subunit A, with protein sequence MADMPKRGVQGINISTEMRTSFLDYAMSVIVSRALPDVRDGLKPVHRRILYAMQDLGNTADKPHKKSARIVGDVIGKYHPHGDSAVYDTMVRMAQDFNYRYMLVDGHGNFGSVDGDSAAAMRYTESRMSRIAMELLRDINKDTIDYQDNYDGQEKEPIVLPSRFPNLLVNGTSGIAVGMATNIPPHNLGETIDGVLAMADNPAITTEELMEIIPGPDFPTGGIILGRSGIRRAYETGRGSIVIRGKVEIEQQSNGKETIIVTELPYQVNKARLVEKIAELVRDKRIDGITHLADESDRTGMRIVIEVRRDANAHVLLNNLYKHTALQSSFGINMLALVDGQPKILSLKEILYHYLEHQKVVITRRTQYELRKAEDRAHILEGLRIALDHIDEIIALIRGSKTTEEAKTGLMERFNLTERQSQAILDMRLQRLTGLERDKIENEYQELLVLIAELRAILADEQKVVEIIREELLEVKQRFADDRRTDITSGGAEMLEDEDLIPVENSVLTLTHNGYIKRLPASTYRSQRRGGRGIQGMGTNDDDFVEHLLNTSTHDTILFFTSRGRVFRKKGYEVPEYSRTAKGLPIINLLDFDKDEKVTAMIPVEKFEAEKYLFFATREGIVKRTSVADFANIRSNGLIALTLRGDDELIGVKMTNGNQNIAIGTRDGMLIKFSEQDIRSMGRVASGVRGIRLREGDIAVGMDTVAEGDEILVVTEKGFGKRTPEEEYRIQSRGGYGLKTLNVTDRNGPLVAMKTVDGTEDLMLITIHGILIRMDIEDISSIGRSTQGVRLIRLGEDELVATVAKVEKEQEEEHEEEHEETNEEVEELADSVEDNETTEPNEED encoded by the coding sequence ATGGCAGATATGCCTAAACGTGGTGTTCAAGGAATCAACATCAGTACAGAGATGAGAACGTCCTTTCTTGACTATGCAATGAGCGTTATCGTCTCTAGGGCATTGCCGGATGTACGGGATGGACTAAAGCCTGTTCACCGCCGAATCCTTTATGCAATGCAAGACCTTGGAAATACTGCGGATAAACCACATAAGAAATCAGCCCGTATTGTCGGCGACGTTATCGGTAAATACCACCCTCATGGTGATAGTGCCGTCTATGACACGATGGTAAGGATGGCTCAGGATTTCAACTACCGCTATATGCTTGTCGATGGTCACGGGAACTTTGGTTCCGTAGATGGTGATTCGGCGGCAGCGATGCGTTATACAGAATCCAGAATGTCACGCATAGCAATGGAATTACTCCGGGACATCAATAAGGACACAATTGACTACCAAGATAACTATGACGGACAGGAGAAGGAGCCGATAGTACTTCCGAGCCGTTTTCCGAATTTACTCGTTAACGGTACGTCTGGGATTGCGGTAGGTATGGCAACCAATATCCCCCCTCACAACTTAGGCGAGACGATTGATGGTGTACTTGCTATGGCAGACAATCCGGCAATTACGACTGAGGAATTGATGGAAATCATTCCTGGTCCTGATTTTCCTACCGGGGGTATAATCCTTGGAAGAAGCGGAATCAGAAGAGCGTATGAAACTGGACGCGGATCTATTGTCATCCGCGGTAAGGTCGAAATCGAACAGCAGTCAAACGGCAAGGAAACAATTATTGTTACGGAGTTACCTTACCAAGTCAACAAGGCTCGCCTTGTTGAAAAGATTGCTGAACTTGTCCGTGATAAGCGTATAGATGGTATTACCCATTTGGCGGATGAATCCGATAGAACGGGAATGCGTATCGTCATTGAAGTGCGCAGGGATGCTAATGCACATGTATTACTTAATAATTTATACAAACATACAGCCCTCCAATCGAGCTTCGGTATTAATATGTTGGCGTTAGTTGATGGACAGCCGAAAATATTATCACTGAAAGAAATACTGTATCACTATTTAGAACATCAAAAGGTTGTAATTACAAGAAGAACTCAATATGAGTTAAGAAAAGCTGAAGACCGGGCACACATATTGGAAGGTCTACGAATTGCTCTTGATCATATCGATGAAATTATCGCATTGATCCGTGGTTCTAAAACTACGGAGGAAGCTAAAACAGGCTTGATGGAGCGTTTTAATTTAACGGAACGCCAATCACAGGCAATCCTTGATATGCGCCTCCAACGCTTGACTGGTTTGGAACGTGATAAAATTGAGAACGAGTACCAAGAGCTCCTTGTTTTAATAGCTGAATTACGTGCAATTCTTGCAGATGAACAAAAAGTTGTAGAAATCATCCGTGAGGAACTGCTTGAAGTGAAACAGCGTTTTGCGGATGATCGCAGAACTGATATCACGTCTGGCGGAGCCGAGATGCTTGAGGATGAAGATTTGATCCCTGTGGAGAACTCCGTATTGACGTTGACGCATAATGGCTATATTAAGCGTCTTCCAGCAAGCACCTATAGAAGCCAACGCCGTGGGGGTAGGGGTATTCAAGGAATGGGTACAAATGATGATGACTTTGTCGAGCATTTGTTGAACACATCTACACATGATACAATCCTATTCTTTACGAGTAGGGGTAGAGTATTCCGTAAAAAAGGATATGAGGTACCTGAGTATAGCCGTACGGCAAAAGGTCTACCGATTATCAATCTTTTAGATTTCGATAAGGATGAAAAAGTGACGGCAATGATTCCGGTCGAAAAGTTTGAGGCGGAGAAATACTTATTCTTTGCTACCCGTGAAGGAATTGTGAAGCGTACTTCCGTTGCTGATTTTGCCAATATCCGCTCCAATGGTTTGATAGCTTTGACATTACGTGGCGACGACGAATTGATTGGCGTAAAAATGACGAATGGCAATCAGAACATTGCAATCGGTACACGGGACGGAATGCTCATCAAGTTCAGCGAGCAAGATATCCGTTCAATGGGACGTGTTGCAAGTGGCGTACGAGGAATCCGTTTACGCGAAGGCGATATCGCAGTAGGCATGGATACTGTTGCTGAAGGTGATGAAATTCTTGTAGTCACGGAAAAAGGCTTTGGAAAGCGTACTCCTGAAGAAGAGTATCGAATCCAATCCCGTGGCGGTTATGGTTTGAAGACTTTGAATGTCACTGATAGAAATGGACCACTTGTGGCGATGAAAACAGTTGACGGCACTGAAGACCTGATGTTGATCACTATTCATGGCATCCTTATCCGAATGGATATTGAGGATATTTCTTCTATTGGCAGAAGCACGCAAGGTGTTCGTCTAATCCGATTAGGCGAGGATGAGCTTGTTGCAACGGTTGCTAAAGTAGAGAAAGAGCAAGAAGAAGAACATGAAGAAGAACATGAAGAAACTAACGAAGAGGTTGAAGAGTTAGCTGATTCCGTGGAAGACAATGAAACAACAGAACCAAATGAGGAAGATTAA
- the rpmH gene encoding 50S ribosomal protein L34 yields the protein MKRTFQPNKRKRSKVHGFRARMSSKSGRNILAARRRKGRKVLSA from the coding sequence ATGAAACGTACATTCCAACCAAATAAACGTAAACGTAGTAAAGTTCACGGCTTCCGTGCAAGAATGAGCTCAAAAAGCGGTCGTAACATCCTCGCTGCTCGTCGTCGCAAAGGAAGAAAAGTGCTTTCAGCATAA
- a CDS encoding HD-GYP domain-containing protein produces MESIKGVSELQVGSLLKEDVYCKTKYPIMRKGTELTLEHIEVLQVFGVKQVKVEENLNKSDETNSDALVDTDNTSDNQYWLKNPYDKAVQDFKREFNNWRSGQLPQVAKIRSFIIPLLEKFIAQKTMLTMINDFSTPEEYLYHHPIAMGILSAAIGQKMGYEKGDIIQLGLAGTLADCGMAKIAPSIIEKTASLSQEEFNEVKKHTLFSVKMIQTSPLIRQDMKLAILQHHERLDGSGYPRGEKMETILVFSQILAVADVFHAMTSDRLYKPKLSPFKVIEMIKEDEFGKFDIKVVDALQNLVGNLSIGTRVKLNNGELGEVMFLHRDTPLRPMIKKDSDGLVIDLSTNRDLVIESILE; encoded by the coding sequence ATGGAATCGATAAAAGGTGTAAGCGAACTGCAAGTTGGATCTTTACTGAAGGAAGATGTATATTGCAAGACAAAATATCCAATCATGCGAAAAGGAACGGAGCTTACACTTGAACATATAGAAGTGCTCCAAGTGTTTGGCGTGAAACAGGTCAAAGTGGAGGAGAATTTAAACAAGAGTGATGAAACAAACTCTGATGCATTGGTAGACACAGATAATACTTCAGATAACCAATATTGGCTAAAGAACCCTTACGACAAAGCAGTTCAGGATTTTAAAAGGGAATTCAATAATTGGCGATCTGGGCAACTTCCTCAGGTGGCAAAGATTCGATCATTCATCATACCGTTATTGGAGAAGTTCATAGCACAAAAAACAATGTTAACGATGATAAATGATTTTTCAACCCCAGAAGAATACCTATACCATCATCCAATCGCTATGGGAATCCTTTCAGCAGCTATCGGCCAGAAAATGGGTTACGAAAAGGGCGATATCATTCAACTTGGCTTAGCCGGAACTTTAGCCGATTGCGGCATGGCAAAAATTGCACCTTCAATAATAGAAAAGACAGCATCCCTTTCCCAAGAGGAATTCAATGAAGTTAAGAAACATACTCTATTCAGCGTAAAGATGATTCAAACCTCGCCTCTCATTAGGCAGGATATGAAACTGGCAATTCTTCAGCATCATGAGCGTCTTGACGGAAGCGGCTACCCAAGAGGAGAAAAAATGGAGACTATTTTAGTGTTCTCTCAGATCCTCGCTGTAGCAGATGTTTTTCACGCGATGACATCAGATAGATTATATAAACCTAAACTTTCGCCGTTTAAAGTGATCGAGATGATTAAAGAAGACGAGTTTGGCAAGTTTGATATTAAAGTGGTGGATGCACTTCAAAACCTCGTCGGAAACCTTTCTATAGGAACACGGGTGAAGTTAAACAACGGTGAACTTGGCGAGGTCATGTTCTTACATCGTGATACTCCATTAAGACCAATGATAAAGAAAGACTCGGATGGTCTCGTTATTGATCTCTCAACAAATCGTGACTTGGTGATTGAATCAATTTTGGAATGA
- the yaaA gene encoding S4 domain-containing protein YaaA — translation MEVMQIDTEFVTLGQLLKMTNAISSGGMAKWFLEEHAVYVNGEEERRRGKKLYDGDVVNIPNAGRFKISSSVNGQSDVH, via the coding sequence ATGGAAGTCATGCAAATTGATACGGAGTTTGTTACATTAGGCCAATTGTTGAAAATGACCAATGCAATCAGCTCTGGTGGAATGGCCAAATGGTTTTTGGAAGAACATGCAGTTTACGTGAACGGAGAAGAAGAACGACGTAGGGGCAAGAAACTCTACGATGGTGATGTCGTTAATATTCCAAATGCAGGAAGGTTCAAAATATCCTCATCTGTGAATGGTCAATCGGATGTTCATTGA